In Lepidochelys kempii isolate rLepKem1 chromosome 8, rLepKem1.hap2, whole genome shotgun sequence, a single genomic region encodes these proteins:
- the MFSD14A gene encoding hippocampus abundant transcript 1 protein isoform X2: MGSFGLCSVSFGFHILKKNRWPQGIGSPSVYHAVIVIFLEFFAWGLLTAPTLVVLHETFPKHTFLMNGLIQGVKGLLSFLSAPLIGALSDVWGRKSFLLLTVFFTCAPIPLMKISPWWYFAVISVSGVFAVTFSVVFAYVADITQEHERSMAYGLVSATFAASLVTSPAIGAYLGRVYGNSLVVVLATAIALLDICFILVAVPESLPEKMRPASWGAPISWEQADPFASLKKVGQDSIVLLICITVFLSYLPEAGQYSSFFLYLRQIMGFSPESVAAFIAVLGILSIIAQTVVLSLLMRSIGNKNTILLGLGFQILQLAWYGFGSEPWMMWAAGAVAAMSSITFPAVSALVSRTADADQQGVVQGMITGIRGLCNGLGPALYGFIFYIFHVELNELPMTETELGGNVATQHHSQQNSIIPGPPFLFGACSVLLALLVALFIPEHTNLNVRSSNWKKHSGSHGHPHSPQAPGEAKEPLLQDTNV, from the exons ATGGGATCCTTTGGTCTTTGTTCTGTCTCCTTCGGCTTCCATATTCTGAAAAAGAATAGGTGG cCTCAAGGAATAGGTTCGCCTAGTGTCTACCATGCTGTCATAGTGATTTTTTTGGAGTTTTTTGCTTGGGGACTTTTGACAGCACCTACTTTGGTG GTGTTACATGAAACCTTCCCAAAGCATACATTTCTAATGAATGGCCTAATCCAAGGAGTAAAG GGCTTGTTATCGTTTCTCAGTGCCCCTCTCATAGGTGCTCTATCTGATGTTTGGGGACGAAAGTCCTTCTTACTGTTAACAGTATTTTTCACTTGTGCACCAATTCCATTGATGAAGATCAGCCCATG GTGGTACTTTGCTGTTATCTCTGTTTCTGGGGTTTTTGCAGTGACTTTCTCCGTGGTGTTTGCTTATGTAGCAGATATAACCCAAGAACATGAAAGAAGCATGGCCTATGGGCTG GTTTCAGCAACTTTTGCAGCAAGTTTAGTTACCAGCCCAGCTATTGGTGCCTACCTTGGTCGAGTCTATGGAAATAGCTTGGTAGTGGTCCTAGCTACAGCTATAGCTTTGTTGGACATTTGTTTTATTCTTGTTGCTGTACCGGAATCACTGCCCGAGAAGATGAGGCCAGCATCATGGGGAGCACCCATTTCTTGGGAACAGGCTGACCCCTTTGCA TCACTAAAGAAAGTGGGTCAAGATTCCATAGTGCTTCTAATCTGCATAACAGTCTTTCTTTCCTACCTCCCGGAGGCAGGTCAATATTCCAGCTTCTTCCTATACCTCAGACAG ATAATGGGATTTTCACCTGAAAGCGTTGCAGCATTTATAGCAGTTCTTGGGATTCTGTCCATTATTGCACAG ACAGTAGTTTTGAGTTTACTTATGCGGTCCATTGGAAATAAAAACACCATCTTACTGGGTCTGGGATTTCAAATATTACAGCTTGCATGGTATGGTTTTGGCTCGGAGCCTTG GATGATGTGGGCAGCAGGGGCTGTTGCAGCAATGTCTAGTATTACGTTCCCAGCAGTAAGTGCACTAGTTTCACGAACTGCTGATGCTGATCAACAGG GTGTTGTTCAAGGGATGATAACAGGAATTCGAGGATTGTGTAATGGTTTGGGACCAGCACTTTATGGTTTTATATTCTACATATTCCATGTAGAATTGAATGAACTCCCAATGACTGAAACTGAGTTGGGAGGTAACGTGGCCACACAACACCATTCACAACAG AACTCCATAATTCCTGGACCCCCATTCTTGTTTGGAGCATGCTCTGTGCTGCTGGCTTTGCTTGTTGCCTTGTTTATTCCTGAACACACCAATCTAAATGTACGGTCCAGCAATTGGAAAAAACACAGTGGCAGTCATGGTCATCCACACAGTCCACAGGCCCCTGGTGAGGCCAAAGAACCTTTACTGCAAGACACAAATGTATGA
- the MFSD14A gene encoding hippocampus abundant transcript 1 protein isoform X1 → MTQGGKKKKRAVNRSIMLAKKIIIKDGGTPQGIGSPSVYHAVIVIFLEFFAWGLLTAPTLVVLHETFPKHTFLMNGLIQGVKGLLSFLSAPLIGALSDVWGRKSFLLLTVFFTCAPIPLMKISPWWYFAVISVSGVFAVTFSVVFAYVADITQEHERSMAYGLVSATFAASLVTSPAIGAYLGRVYGNSLVVVLATAIALLDICFILVAVPESLPEKMRPASWGAPISWEQADPFASLKKVGQDSIVLLICITVFLSYLPEAGQYSSFFLYLRQIMGFSPESVAAFIAVLGILSIIAQTVVLSLLMRSIGNKNTILLGLGFQILQLAWYGFGSEPWMMWAAGAVAAMSSITFPAVSALVSRTADADQQGVVQGMITGIRGLCNGLGPALYGFIFYIFHVELNELPMTETELGGNVATQHHSQQNSIIPGPPFLFGACSVLLALLVALFIPEHTNLNVRSSNWKKHSGSHGHPHSPQAPGEAKEPLLQDTNV, encoded by the exons ATGACCCagggggggaagaagaagaaacGGGCCGTGAACCGCAGCATCATGCTGGCCAAGAAGATCATCATTAAGGACGGCGGCACG cCTCAAGGAATAGGTTCGCCTAGTGTCTACCATGCTGTCATAGTGATTTTTTTGGAGTTTTTTGCTTGGGGACTTTTGACAGCACCTACTTTGGTG GTGTTACATGAAACCTTCCCAAAGCATACATTTCTAATGAATGGCCTAATCCAAGGAGTAAAG GGCTTGTTATCGTTTCTCAGTGCCCCTCTCATAGGTGCTCTATCTGATGTTTGGGGACGAAAGTCCTTCTTACTGTTAACAGTATTTTTCACTTGTGCACCAATTCCATTGATGAAGATCAGCCCATG GTGGTACTTTGCTGTTATCTCTGTTTCTGGGGTTTTTGCAGTGACTTTCTCCGTGGTGTTTGCTTATGTAGCAGATATAACCCAAGAACATGAAAGAAGCATGGCCTATGGGCTG GTTTCAGCAACTTTTGCAGCAAGTTTAGTTACCAGCCCAGCTATTGGTGCCTACCTTGGTCGAGTCTATGGAAATAGCTTGGTAGTGGTCCTAGCTACAGCTATAGCTTTGTTGGACATTTGTTTTATTCTTGTTGCTGTACCGGAATCACTGCCCGAGAAGATGAGGCCAGCATCATGGGGAGCACCCATTTCTTGGGAACAGGCTGACCCCTTTGCA TCACTAAAGAAAGTGGGTCAAGATTCCATAGTGCTTCTAATCTGCATAACAGTCTTTCTTTCCTACCTCCCGGAGGCAGGTCAATATTCCAGCTTCTTCCTATACCTCAGACAG ATAATGGGATTTTCACCTGAAAGCGTTGCAGCATTTATAGCAGTTCTTGGGATTCTGTCCATTATTGCACAG ACAGTAGTTTTGAGTTTACTTATGCGGTCCATTGGAAATAAAAACACCATCTTACTGGGTCTGGGATTTCAAATATTACAGCTTGCATGGTATGGTTTTGGCTCGGAGCCTTG GATGATGTGGGCAGCAGGGGCTGTTGCAGCAATGTCTAGTATTACGTTCCCAGCAGTAAGTGCACTAGTTTCACGAACTGCTGATGCTGATCAACAGG GTGTTGTTCAAGGGATGATAACAGGAATTCGAGGATTGTGTAATGGTTTGGGACCAGCACTTTATGGTTTTATATTCTACATATTCCATGTAGAATTGAATGAACTCCCAATGACTGAAACTGAGTTGGGAGGTAACGTGGCCACACAACACCATTCACAACAG AACTCCATAATTCCTGGACCCCCATTCTTGTTTGGAGCATGCTCTGTGCTGCTGGCTTTGCTTGTTGCCTTGTTTATTCCTGAACACACCAATCTAAATGTACGGTCCAGCAATTGGAAAAAACACAGTGGCAGTCATGGTCATCCACACAGTCCACAGGCCCCTGGTGAGGCCAAAGAACCTTTACTGCAAGACACAAATGTATGA
- the MFSD14A gene encoding hippocampus abundant transcript 1 protein isoform X3, with amino-acid sequence MNGLIQGVKGLLSFLSAPLIGALSDVWGRKSFLLLTVFFTCAPIPLMKISPWWYFAVISVSGVFAVTFSVVFAYVADITQEHERSMAYGLVSATFAASLVTSPAIGAYLGRVYGNSLVVVLATAIALLDICFILVAVPESLPEKMRPASWGAPISWEQADPFASLKKVGQDSIVLLICITVFLSYLPEAGQYSSFFLYLRQIMGFSPESVAAFIAVLGILSIIAQTVVLSLLMRSIGNKNTILLGLGFQILQLAWYGFGSEPWMMWAAGAVAAMSSITFPAVSALVSRTADADQQGVVQGMITGIRGLCNGLGPALYGFIFYIFHVELNELPMTETELGGNVATQHHSQQNSIIPGPPFLFGACSVLLALLVALFIPEHTNLNVRSSNWKKHSGSHGHPHSPQAPGEAKEPLLQDTNV; translated from the exons ATGAATGGCCTAATCCAAGGAGTAAAG GGCTTGTTATCGTTTCTCAGTGCCCCTCTCATAGGTGCTCTATCTGATGTTTGGGGACGAAAGTCCTTCTTACTGTTAACAGTATTTTTCACTTGTGCACCAATTCCATTGATGAAGATCAGCCCATG GTGGTACTTTGCTGTTATCTCTGTTTCTGGGGTTTTTGCAGTGACTTTCTCCGTGGTGTTTGCTTATGTAGCAGATATAACCCAAGAACATGAAAGAAGCATGGCCTATGGGCTG GTTTCAGCAACTTTTGCAGCAAGTTTAGTTACCAGCCCAGCTATTGGTGCCTACCTTGGTCGAGTCTATGGAAATAGCTTGGTAGTGGTCCTAGCTACAGCTATAGCTTTGTTGGACATTTGTTTTATTCTTGTTGCTGTACCGGAATCACTGCCCGAGAAGATGAGGCCAGCATCATGGGGAGCACCCATTTCTTGGGAACAGGCTGACCCCTTTGCA TCACTAAAGAAAGTGGGTCAAGATTCCATAGTGCTTCTAATCTGCATAACAGTCTTTCTTTCCTACCTCCCGGAGGCAGGTCAATATTCCAGCTTCTTCCTATACCTCAGACAG ATAATGGGATTTTCACCTGAAAGCGTTGCAGCATTTATAGCAGTTCTTGGGATTCTGTCCATTATTGCACAG ACAGTAGTTTTGAGTTTACTTATGCGGTCCATTGGAAATAAAAACACCATCTTACTGGGTCTGGGATTTCAAATATTACAGCTTGCATGGTATGGTTTTGGCTCGGAGCCTTG GATGATGTGGGCAGCAGGGGCTGTTGCAGCAATGTCTAGTATTACGTTCCCAGCAGTAAGTGCACTAGTTTCACGAACTGCTGATGCTGATCAACAGG GTGTTGTTCAAGGGATGATAACAGGAATTCGAGGATTGTGTAATGGTTTGGGACCAGCACTTTATGGTTTTATATTCTACATATTCCATGTAGAATTGAATGAACTCCCAATGACTGAAACTGAGTTGGGAGGTAACGTGGCCACACAACACCATTCACAACAG AACTCCATAATTCCTGGACCCCCATTCTTGTTTGGAGCATGCTCTGTGCTGCTGGCTTTGCTTGTTGCCTTGTTTATTCCTGAACACACCAATCTAAATGTACGGTCCAGCAATTGGAAAAAACACAGTGGCAGTCATGGTCATCCACACAGTCCACAGGCCCCTGGTGAGGCCAAAGAACCTTTACTGCAAGACACAAATGTATGA
- the LOC140916034 gene encoding uncharacterized protein → MPQTYDELHAILGGSATTSPAVLFDSFNGDGGNTEAGFGDEEDDDDDEVVDSSQQASGETGFPDSQELFLTLDLEAVPPGPTQGCLLDPPGGEGTSAACVSVITGSSPSERLVKIRRRKKRTRDETFSELMVSSHTDIAQTTVWRQTMSECRKAQYDQEERWRAEERTEAQMWRQCDERRQDSMLRLLEDQTNMLQRMVELQERQQEHRLPLQPLCN, encoded by the exons atgccccaaacatatgatgagctgcatgccattttagggggttcagccaccacttccccagccgtgttgtttgactccttcaatggagatggaggcaacacagaagcaggttttggggacgaggaagatgatgatgatgatgaagttgtagatagctcacagcaagcaagtggagaaaccggttttcccgacagccaggaactgtttctcaccctggacctggaggcagtcccccccggacccacccaaggctgcctcctggacccgccaggcggagaagggacctctg ctgcatgtgtttcagtgatcacaggatcttctccttccgagaggctagtgaagattagaaggcgaaaaaaacgcactcgtgatgaaacgttctctgagctcatggtgtcctcccacactgacatagcacaaacgactgtgtggaggcagacaatgtcagagtgcaggaaagcacaatatgaccaggaggagaggtggcgggctgaagagaggactgaagctcaaatgtggcggcagtgtgatgagaggaggcaggattcaatgctgaggctgctggaggatcaaaccaatatgctccagcgtatggttgagctgcaggaaaggcagcaggagcacaggctgccgctacagcccctgtgtaactaa